The DNA sequence GTTAGGTTTTACAAGGTAAAACCTAACGACTGTTCTTTTTTACCTACCCTTCAGCTCCCCTTGGATGGGACTAAGGGGTAGGTTCTCTCCCGATTTACCCACCCCTCAATCCCCTCCCGAGAGGGGACTTTTTTATTCTCCTCCTAGGAGGGGTTAGGGGTATATGCATCAAGCTAAAATGTGGAAACGGCGAAGAATAACAAACCACCCATAATCCCCCTTGATCCCCCTTTAAAAAAGGGGGGAATCCCTCGTTTCCCCTTTTTAAAGGGGGGTTAGGGGGGAACATAGACACACCTTGCTCTTTTTCCAGGGGGATACCTCCTTATTTTATGGGACACTCTTCTTAGCTTGATGCATATGGGGTTCATTCCCCTGGAGAGACGCAACATCTTGCGTCTCTACAATTAGAGTTATGAGTGTGTTAACGGCATCATAAAAAACTTTGAATTTCCTATACAATCAGGCCTTCGGCACTTTTATCTCTTAATAACATGTAGGGCAAGGCTTCAGCCTTGCTTCCCCGCCTGAATACATACATGAGGATAGCAACCCAAAGGGGTTGCCCTACAGAATTGAAATTCCTAAATGTTAAATCAGACATTCGGAGACCTTTCAGTGTCAGATGGACATAAACTTCACCGCTTGTATTGAAAATCACCCTAACAGTGTATTATCCTTCTCTTTGGAGAAGGCAAACGTAAGTTTTGTCCCTGAAAAAAAGAGGATAATTCCAGAGGTAGTATGGTCAAATGATATGCCAAAAAAAAGAAAATTTTTGAGAACTTAAAATTCTTTATCCTTAGACTATCGGTCAAGACGTAACCCTATACCCTGATACATTACCCAAAAAATCTTTTGATCTTTTTAGCGCTTTCTCGAAATCAGCCAATTGCCGGCTAACTTTTTCATTTACCGTGTCAGGAGGAAATGTGCCATCATTCTGCATATCTCCTGATGTTATCCCCGTCAATAGTTCAATACCCTCATCAATAGTGTTAACCGCCCAAATAGTAAATTTTTTCAGTATAACCGCTTCTATTACATCCTCACGCAACATCAAATTTTGCACATTGCTTTTAGGAATGACAACCCCTTGGTCTCCTGTTAACCCTTTTACCCTGCATACATCGTAATATCCTTCAATTTTCTGGTTAATTCCACCGACAGCCTGAATTTGACCCAGTTGATTTACGGAACCTGTAACGGCAATTCCCTGTCTAATTGGTATATTTGCCAATGCCGATAGTAAAGAATACAGTTCTGCTGCTGAGGCGCTGTCGCCTTCAATACCTTCATAACTTTGTTCAAAAACAACTCTCGCGGTTAACGTTGACATCTTTCCTTTCATGTATTTATTTACCAGATAACCGCTCACAATCAAAACCCCTTTGCTATAAATGGGGCCTGCGAGTTTCACTTCACGTTCAATATCGATAATGCCATTATCGCCTGGACCAACAGTCACTGTTATCCGGTTGGGTTTACCAAATTGATAATCACCCAAATTAATTACTGAGAGGCCGTTAACCTGTCCAATTTTTTCCCCGACCGTATCAATCAGGATGAGTCCACGATCTATCATCTCCCGGATTCGCTCTTCAATGAGATTTGACCGGTAAATTTTTCCGTCCAATGTTTTCCGTATATGCCTTGATTTAATAAGAGATTCTCCATCCTGCATCGTCCAGAAATTTGCTTCTCGTATAATATCGGCCAGATGACCAAACTTCGTTGAGAGCTTCTCTTTATCTTCTGCTAAACGGGAAGCATACTCTATAATACTGGCAGTAGCTTCGTTATCCAGGTGCTTCATTTTTTCTTTATCACAAAACGTTGCTATAAATGACATAAAGTCATTTATATTTTTTTTCGTCATATCCATACGTATATCAAACTCTGCTTTTACCTTAAAAAGTTCTGCAAATTCATGATCGTAGAAATACAATGTGTGATAAAACCAGGGTTGGCCAACCAACACTACCTTCACATTAATAGGAATGGCCTGGGGACGAATAGTCTTTGTGGTCATGTAACCCAATCTTTCTCCCAGCTCCTCTACCTGTACTTCACAACTGCAAAGCGCCTGCTTTAATGCATCCCAACTGTTAAAATTTCGTAAAACATCCTCAATAGAAATAACCAGAAAACCGCCATTGGCCCGGAGCAGAGAGCCAGCTCTGATCATAGTAAAGTCTGTTGTTAATGCCCCGAATAGTATTTCCTTTTCTATCCGGCCAATGAGATTATTATAGGTAGGATTGCGTTCCTGGATAACCGGCAGGCCTTTCTGTTTACTGTTATCGACAAGCACATTCACTTCATATTTTCTCAACATCGTCTGTTGCATAGTCTCTAGCTGAAGGTCAGAAGGGATGGGAGATGGTGGATAAGTTGCGCCCTTTTGTTGACGGAGGATTTTAAAAGTATCAATATTTTTCAGTACATCCTCCTGAGTCTCACGCAAAAAATTTACAATTTTAGGAAAATCATTATATTTTTCAACCAGTTCATCGATTACTCCCCCCACTACATGCAGGGCGACTTTTTGATCAAGTTCTTTCACCTTCTCTCTTGCACAATGTTCTAATTTACGAATATTCTTCATGGCGCCTTTTATTTCACCCTGCAATCTATCTTGCCTTTTCTGCAATTCCTCGCGTTTGGATTCAGATAATGCCAGGAATTCCTCATCTCCAAGCACCCCTCCATCTTTTATCGGCATAATAACCATCCCCATGGGAGTCGCCTGTATAGCAAAACCTTCTTCCGTTGCCTTCTGACTAAGTTCCTGAGAAGCTTTCTCTTTTTGTTTTGCCAATTTATTCAATATTTCTTCGCGGTGAGCAGTATATTCATCAGCCTCGTATATCTTTGGCAACTCTTTTTGAATATGATTAAAAAAGGTATTCATATCTTCTTTCAATTTACTTCCTTGCCCGGCTGGTAATTGGATCACTCTGGGATTATATGGGTCATCAAAATTATTTACATAACACCAATCCGGGGGTGTCTCTTTTTCCTTCGCAATGTCTTCTAAAAAAGATTTTACTGAACACATTTTGCCAATACCGGATTGGCCTGCTACAAAGATATTAAATCCAACATCCTTAATTTTAAGACCGAATTGCAATGCATCCACAGCTCGTTTTTGTCCAATGATTCCTTGAAGACGCCTGATATTAGAGGTATCTTTAATTCCCAGACTTACCGGATCAACCCTTTTTCTCAGCTCATGAACAGATAGCTCATAGTTCATTATCATCTTCCTCCATTAAAAAGATTACTTGTGAGAATTTCCATACTCTTTATTTCATTTACAAATTTACAAAATATATGCCTATGGATAGGTAAAGTATTTTTTATCAAACGATGAGGTTCCATGTACTTCGGGCAATACGAAAGGATCTTCTTGAGGAGATACATCTTCCTTCTGGATGAGGAAAACCAGGGCATTCCAGTAAATTTTCCCGGTTTTCTTTAAATGCCAAAATGAACATCGCTACTTAGTAAACTACAACAGGTTACCCAAAAAGTCAAAACTTTAAAATATAAATATTTTTGTACAGTAATATTCTCAAGAGCGATATCGTTTATTATTTTTAAACAAAGAAAGCTGGGAATCAAGGAGTAAATGGGTATTCCAGCCGATAATACAAGCGATAACAAGCCACAGACGATCTATAAAGTGCTCATACATGCAGTAAAATGGCCAGTCATGAGATTGATTCTTTGCCAGGACATATTCATAAAAACCAGCAAGAAACAACGGGATCAGTACAGATGAGAAATAATGATGAGTCCATCCCCGATGGTGATCTATTCTTGGAGTAATAGCAACAATAGCCAGCAGGGTAGCAAGCCCATAATGCTTCTTATATCCAAGATACAGCAGCAAAAGAAATACTGCTCTATAAAACCATCGTTGTGGAATTGATTCAGTATCGAGATCCGGGAAAATACTGAAAAAAACAGTTATTCCAAAAATAAGAGCCGCTTCCTGAGGAAAAGAGGAAAAATCCAAAGAGCCATCGGATAATAATTTTACCGCAGTAATGGCAGTTCCACTTATACATCCACCGATAATGTGTCCTTTGAAATTCATAATTTGTTTCTTTCTTTAATATTAAAAAAGTGATACGATAATTCCAGTATAGTGACGAATTTCCTGAGAATAGAATATCTTATGGTACTATACTTTTTCAAAGAGAATTCTCTTTAATTATCAAATGGGTATTATGAAAAAAAGATACCAATCGAACGCCAGACCTCCAATTCTTCTAGTTCATGGAGGCGCTGGCTCATACAAGGACGATCCAAAGATGCTTGAACGAAAAAACAACAGTATCGCTGAGATTATCTCAAAGGTTTGGCTTGTGCTTCTTCAGGGAGAATCATCGGTAAAAACGGTATGCCGTGTGGTTGAGCTTCTGGAAGCTTGTCCTAACTTTAACGCCGGACTTGGCTCGGTGATTCAAAGTGATGGAATGGCGCGTCTATCTGCTTCTTTAATGGATGGAAATAAACAAAAATTTTCCGGCGTACTGTTAGCAACGCATATCATCCACCCTTCAAAGTTAGCGTATGCCCTGCAGGACAGAGACCAAACAGTAGTGGGGCCGTTAGGGGCGCAGTTGCTTGCCCGAGAATTGGGAATTCCTCCTCAAAACCCGGTAACACCTGCACAAGCAACACAATGGATCTCATATTTGGAGAAACAGAAGCGGCCGTCTGATGAACACGGTACAGTCGGGGCTGTAGCCCTAGATCAACATGGGTGTTTGGCGGCTGCCACTTCTACCGGTGGAAGTGGCACGAATATCCCCGAGCGAGTATCAGATTCAGCGACTGTCGCCGGAAACTATGCCTCAAAGTTTGCAGCTATAAGCTGCACCGGGATAGGAGAACAAATTATGAATGATGGTGTTGCTGTTAAACTAGAAACAAGGGTTCGGGACGGGCGTTCTCTTATTGAAGCATCTAACATAATGTATGAAGAAGCAAATAACCGCCAGTATCGCTATGGATGGATTGGGGTTGATCATAAAGGTAATTGGGTAATGTACTGTACTACGGAAGATATGTCCTGTGGAGTAATGAGTCAAGACATGGGAAATACAATGATATTCCACGGATGAAATCTTTCCATACGTATTTGCCAGATCACATTGGTTCTGTACCGGCATATCGGAATACTGCTCAAATGCTTATACTTTCTCCGACCATCAATAGTACACCTCTTGTAGGAGAACTGCGCAGACCTTCTACAAATTGTCTCGGGTCTTGTTTTATCATATCAAAGGTATTATAGTGCATTGGTATCGCAATCTTAGGCTTGAGAAACTCTACTGCTTTCAGGGCATCTGTAATTCCCATAGTAAAATTATCACCTATTGGAATTAACGCAGCGTCGATAGTGTTAAGCTCTCCAATAAGTCTCATATCGGAAAAAAGCCCTGTATCGCCAGCATGATATAGTACCTTATCCTCCATGATAAGTATAAAACCACAAGGATTTCCGGCAGTTCCTGCCTCCGTTGTAGAGCCATGATGGGCAATGGTAAGTTTTACAGTTCCAAAGGAAAAATGGTATGCACCACCGATATTCATCGGATGACTTTTTGCTCCCTTACTCTGAAAGTAGCTTGCCAGTTCAAATGGCGCAACAATCGTGGCATCGTTATTTTTACTTATTTCAACAGCATCGCCAACATGATCAAAATGACCATGACTCACAAGAATAGCGTCTACTTTTACATCTTCTGGCTTTATCTTCGCCAGAGGATTACCTTTGAGAAAAGGATCAAATATAACAGAGTACCTGCTTCCTTCAATGAGAAAGCATGAATGACCATGATATGTTATTTTCATAGTAGCTTCGATTCTTCTCCTGTATGTTTTAAAAGATTGTTTATAAGAAGTCTTGTCAAGGGAAACACAAGGATTGCTTAATTCTCTTTTCCTAATGAAAGAAATACTCTCTTAAGAATAAGCAAACATTGATTATCAGGCATTGTGCCTGCATCTCTTCCGAGTTTTTATTTCTTCCAATTTTTTATAATATCCTCAGCCCAGCTGAGTGCAGCAACAACGGTCGGAAATCCTATCGTACTGGTAAGAAGAATAATCGCATGGTATATCTCATCAGGCTTCGCCCCTGCTTTTAGGGCTCTTCTGACATGACTATGGACAGCACCTTCAGAATGGACAGTTGCTGCAGCCGCAAGCTGAATCAGATGGGTAGCCTTTTCATCGAGAGGGCCTTCCTGCCTGATAACCTTACCAAGTTCTTCAACAGCATGAAAAAATTTCCCATACTTTTCTTTTATGGCAAGGAACTGTTCTGGTAAATTTTCGTCTGGCATAGCATACCTCCTTTCTCGGAAATATTCAATCTAGAGGTAACCCTGAATGGACTACATATAGATAACTTAAGGAGAAATGCTCCGTTGTTATTCTTTTCCTATTTACATTAAAATAGGCCTTCGAAGACTTTTATCTCTCATAAGATGTAGGGCAAGGCTTCAGCCTTGCCTCACCGCTAGAATATACGGCCGGGATAGCAACCCTAAAGGGTTGCTCTACGGAATTAAAATTCCTATACATCGAGATAGAAGCGAACCTGATGTTCTCCCATCCTTTATGTAAATCCAAAACTTATGCGTTTTCCTACTAATTGAGGCAAACGTAAGGCTCTCTCCTATTTATGATCCAACAGTATTTAAGTAACTACCGCCAGGTTAAAGAGTATCCTCCAGCGCAAATCCAACTTTTATAATAACCTCCCAACGAGCAACCTTTTCATTTTCAATACGGCCTCTGGTTTCAATAACCTCAAACCATCGCATATTTCGGATAGTTTTTGATGCTCTGGCAATTGCATTTTGAATAGCATCTTCTACGGTAGTTGTGGAAGAACCTGCCAATTCAATAATTTTATATATATGATCACCCATACAGCATCTCCTTTATATAAATTTTACCGAAATATCAATTCTATAATCATTTTACCCCTTCGGGGTTACTTATCTTGCAAGTATATCAGCCCTTTGGGCTTTGAACTATGCCTCAAAACTTAACAAATACCATCCGAGATATACACACAGAACGGATATTCATTATCCAGATTGGTTCTATAATGACTAGCTAATCAGCAAAATGCAAATAAAATTTATGAAGTTCCATTATTTCGAGATATGTTACCAATAAGGACGATATTAACTTCTTAACTAACATAAAATTTAATAGTCCAGTCTTATGGGAACAAAAGCAATCTTCAGTTTATTTCGCCTTGATTTATCCACCTATTCGATTAATATATTAAAATGGTAAGAACAAAGCATTTACACAACAGATAAAAATATATTCGGCTCATGCTAGTACACTGTCAACTTAATTTATTATAATAGACTCTCTCGTATGTGTCATTGCGAGGGGTATTTTCCCGAAGCAATCTCTTTTGAAATATCCAAGGGATTGCTTCGGACAATACCCTCGCAATGACACAGCCCCATGCAGTTGAACCGATACAAACCATATTATCATGAATTATATTGACAGTGTACTAGCAAATGCATCACCCTGCAAAAATAACAAAATCAGTATCCGATATTATTTTTCGTACCTATGAGAGTTATGAAGATTGTTATTCTTGATCATATTCAATTAGTAGAACGGCACGTTACAATACTGAAGGAACTTGGAAATGTGGTAAGGTATAATAGTCCCCCTTTAACTGAAATGGAGAACATTGAAAGGATTGCAGGCGCAAAGATACTTATATCTGGTTGGACAAATATCACAACAAATATTATTCAAAATTCTCCTTCACTAAAATTCATAGTTGTGCCAGCAGTAGGATATGAGAATGTAGATGTAAAAGCAGCATCACAGATGGGGATTATGGTATCAAACTGCCCTACACACAATACTCAAGCTGTAGCTGAACATACGATAGCGTTAATGCTTTTGATTGCACGCAGAGTTACTGAAGCAAATACCCACCTTAAAAATGGCGAATGGAAACCATCGAAGTATATGGGTATAGAACTGAGAAATAAGAGATTAGGACTTATAGGATATGGCAATATAGGAAGAACCGTAGCACACATTGCCCAAAACATAGGAATGAAAGTTTCTCACGCAAATTCCAAAACCCCGCCGAACGATTTAGACCAACTTATCGCAAACTCGGATTTTGTCAGCTTACATCTCCCTATTACTAATAAAACCAGGCATCTTATTAATGAGAGAAGACTGCGGCTTATGAAAAAAGATGCATATCTTATAAATACTGCACGGGGTGCAATACTGGACCAAAAAGCGCTTATCAAGGTAATAAAATCAGGCCATTTGGCAGGTGTCGCTTTGGATGTATTCGAAAACGAGCCACATACCGGTAAATTATCAGGAGAATTATTGGACTTGGTAAGATGTCATAATGTTGTTGCTACACCTCACATGGGATTTAATACACAAGAGGCATCATATCGGTTAGGTGAAGAACTCATAGCAAACATACAAGCAATAATTAGTGGAAATCCGATAAATATTGTATCCTGATAACTCGCAGAAAGTATAAAAATCGAAACTAGTACACTGTCAATATAATTCATGATAATATGGTTTGTATCGGTTCAACTGCATGGGGCTGTGTCATTGCGAGGGTATTGTCCGAAGCAATCCCCTGGACATTTTAAAAGAGATTGCTTCGGGAAAATACCCCTCGCAATGACACATACGAGAGAGTCTATTATAATAAATTAAGTTGACAGTGTACTAGTTCCGTGAAATGCTCTCCTGGTATTGATTAACGCAGCGGTTTCAATAAATATTCCAATCCATTCAGCTTAATTTCATAGATACACTCGAGCATAGTACCTAATTCACCTTTGGGGAATCCCTGTTGGGCAAACCACACAATATACGCCTCAGGCAAATCAATCAACAATCTTCCTTTATATTTGCCGAACGGCATACGTGTCTGTACAAGTTTTAAAAGATACTCTTTATCGGGGAACATAGCGTTTGTTTTATAAGTACCTAACCGTAATTTTTTCAAATTCCTTTTATTTTGATTTTACCATCAACGAACATCTCTTTCTCAATTTTTGACAGTTTTTTTACTTGTGCTTCAACCTTTAACGCCATACCCTTACTTCCAATCTCCTTTTTCATAATCAACGTTAAAGGGCCTTTTCCTCTTAAGTATTTTGATCCTTTTTTACCATTTCCTGTATGTTCTGCAAATCTTCTTTCTACATCGGTAGTAATGCCTGTGTATAATCTTCCCTGTTTACATCGTATCACATACAAAAACCAATTATTCATGATAATGATTTATACTCTGCCAGTAGTTTCCTGAATTTGTTAACCGTCATTTCATACGCTTCTTTTCCGGTAAGGTCAACCCCGGCATCTTTCAGAATTTCAAGTGGTTCCTTGTGTGATCCTGCTTTCAGGAATGTCAAATAATCTTCGACAGCGCCTTTTTCACCGGAGGTTACACGCTCGGATAAAGCGATTGCCGCGGACAAACTGGTAGCATATTTGTATACATAAAATGCATGGTAAAAATGGGGAATTCTCGCCCATTCATAGTTTAACTGATCATCAATAACTATCCCATTACCCAGATATGTTTCAAGATTTTTCCGGTATATGTCGGTTATGCTTTTTGCAATCAGTGCCTTGCCGGATTCGGCCATTTCATGAATATCTTTTTCGAAATTTGCGAACATGGTCTGTCTGTAGAAGGTTGCCTCTATGCGTTTCATGTTGTGATACAGAAAAAATTTCTTCTCTTCACTGGATTTAGCAATCTTTGACATATGATCAAACAACAAAGCTTCATTGAATGTCGATGCTATCTCAGCCAAAAAGATTGGATTTTGATAATAGATATAGGGTTGATTTTCAATGGAGTAGTCCCGATGCAGGCAATGGCCGAATTCATGAGTAAATGTTGAAACGTCAGAGAATTTTTCCGTGTAATTTAAAAAAATTAATCCCCTGCTCGCATAACTACCCCAGGAGAACGCCCCTGATCTCTTGCCGGGGGATTCAAATACATCAATTACCCTCGCATGAACAGTAGAATCGTACTTCCTGAGATATTCTGCACCGAGGGGTTCAAGGGCTGTACGAACCAGATCGATTGCTTCTTCATAGGAATATTTCTTATCAACTTCATGAACCAGGGGAACATAATTATCATAGAAGTGTAATTTTTCAATTCCAAGCTCTTCCTGTTTCAGGGCATTGAATTCACTGATCGCATCAATGTTTTCTTTTACAACCTCAATGAGATTACTGAATACCGTGGTTGGCACGTAATCGGGAAACAGGGACATCTCCAGCATAGACGAATAGTTCCGAACCTTCGCCAGTTTAATATTTGCAAGTACATGTGCTGCATAGGTATTTGCCAGGACGTCAATATTCTGCCGGTAAGGCCGGTAATAATAATCAAATGCTTTTTGCCGGAGAGCCCGGTCGGGTGATTCCAACAATTGCGTATACTTTGCATGAGAAAGACGAATTATTTCTCCCTTATGTTCAAATTCCCCGAATGAAATATTGTTATCATTATAAGCCGAAAAAATATCATCAGACTTATCTAGGGCAATTTTCAGTTCCGCTAAAACAGTTTCCGTTTCTTCAGAAAGGATATGAGGATTGTACCGGGCATAGCCTTCCAGAAAGAAGCGATACCCCGCCAGATGAGGATTTTCACGAATCATGGTATCGATATCATTCTGTGATAAAGAGGACAGCTCTTTTTTAATAAAAACAGTTTGTGCGGAAATCTTTGAGGCGAGCAGTTCGATACGCCCTTTCATCTCTTCATATATGGCGTTTCGGGTATTCTCAAAAAAGCGGACATTTGCATACACATATAAATTTTCTCTCATGATAGAATGGTTAATATAAAACTGCATAAACTGCTCAAGTTTATAGGGATCGGCAAGAGAGCCTTTGAACTTGAGAAGCTGAGGAAATTCTTTTTCTACCTTGCGATAATCTTCTTCCCAGCTATCATCTGATACATACAAAACAGACACATCCCATTTATAGGTATCTTCTATTTGATCCCGGATTTTATTCTTGCTCATATATTTTTATTTCATCGTCCCTTCTTTATATCCAAATATGTATGGTTGTCGGCGCAAACCTGTCACAATA is a window from the Candidatus Jettenia sp. genome containing:
- a CDS encoding AAA family ATPase, with product MNYELSVHELRKRVDPVSLGIKDTSNIRRLQGIIGQKRAVDALQFGLKIKDVGFNIFVAGQSGIGKMCSVKSFLEDIAKEKETPPDWCYVNNFDDPYNPRVIQLPAGQGSKLKEDMNTFFNHIQKELPKIYEADEYTAHREEILNKLAKQKEKASQELSQKATEEGFAIQATPMGMVIMPIKDGGVLGDEEFLALSESKREELQKRQDRLQGEIKGAMKNIRKLEHCAREKVKELDQKVALHVVGGVIDELVEKYNDFPKIVNFLRETQEDVLKNIDTFKILRQQKGATYPPSPIPSDLQLETMQQTMLRKYEVNVLVDNSKQKGLPVIQERNPTYNNLIGRIEKEILFGALTTDFTMIRAGSLLRANGGFLVISIEDVLRNFNSWDALKQALCSCEVQVEELGERLGYMTTKTIRPQAIPINVKVVLVGQPWFYHTLYFYDHEFAELFKVKAEFDIRMDMTKKNINDFMSFIATFCDKEKMKHLDNEATASIIEYASRLAEDKEKLSTKFGHLADIIREANFWTMQDGESLIKSRHIRKTLDGKIYRSNLIEERIREMIDRGLILIDTVGEKIGQVNGLSVINLGDYQFGKPNRITVTVGPGDNGIIDIEREVKLAGPIYSKGVLIVSGYLVNKYMKGKMSTLTARVVFEQSYEGIEGDSASAAELYSLLSALANIPIRQGIAVTGSVNQLGQIQAVGGINQKIEGYYDVCRVKGLTGDQGVVIPKSNVQNLMLREDVIEAVILKKFTIWAVNTIDEGIELLTGITSGDMQNDGTFPPDTVNEKVSRQLADFEKALKRSKDFLGNVSGYRVTS
- a CDS encoding metal-dependent hydrolase is translated as MNFKGHIIGGCISGTAITAVKLLSDGSLDFSSFPQEAALIFGITVFFSIFPDLDTESIPQRWFYRAVFLLLLYLGYKKHYGLATLLAIVAITPRIDHHRGWTHHYFSSVLIPLFLAGFYEYVLAKNQSHDWPFYCMYEHFIDRLWLVIACIIGWNTHLLLDSQLSLFKNNKRYRS
- a CDS encoding isoaspartyl peptidase/L-asparaginase — its product is MKKRYQSNARPPILLVHGGAGSYKDDPKMLERKNNSIAEIISKVWLVLLQGESSVKTVCRVVELLEACPNFNAGLGSVIQSDGMARLSASLMDGNKQKFSGVLLATHIIHPSKLAYALQDRDQTVVGPLGAQLLARELGIPPQNPVTPAQATQWISYLEKQKRPSDEHGTVGAVALDQHGCLAAATSTGGSGTNIPERVSDSATVAGNYASKFAAISCTGIGEQIMNDGVAVKLETRVRDGRSLIEASNIMYEEANNRQYRYGWIGVDHKGNWVMYCTTEDMSCGVMSQDMGNTMIFHG
- a CDS encoding metal-dependent hydrolase encodes the protein MKITYHGHSCFLIEGSRYSVIFDPFLKGNPLAKIKPEDVKVDAILVSHGHFDHVGDAVEISKNNDATIVAPFELASYFQSKGAKSHPMNIGGAYHFSFGTVKLTIAHHGSTTEAGTAGNPCGFILIMEDKVLYHAGDTGLFSDMRLIGELNTIDAALIPIGDNFTMGITDALKAVEFLKPKIAIPMHYNTFDMIKQDPRQFVEGLRSSPTRGVLLMVGESISI
- a CDS encoding carboxymuconolactone decarboxylase family protein — protein: MPDENLPEQFLAIKEKYGKFFHAVEELGKVIRQEGPLDEKATHLIQLAAAATVHSEGAVHSHVRRALKAGAKPDEIYHAIILLTSTIGFPTVVAALSWAEDIIKNWKK
- a CDS encoding dodecin family protein; protein product: MGDHIYKIIELAGSSTTTVEDAIQNAIARASKTIRNMRWFEVIETRGRIENEKVARWEVIIKVGFALEDTL
- a CDS encoding DUF3820 family protein, producing MKKLRLGTYKTNAMFPDKEYLLKLVQTRMPFGKYKGRLLIDLPEAYIVWFAQQGFPKGELGTMLECIYEIKLNGLEYLLKPLR
- a CDS encoding GIY-YIG nuclease family protein, producing the protein MNNWFLYVIRCKQGRLYTGITTDVERRFAEHTGNGKKGSKYLRGKGPLTLIMKKEIGSKGMALKVEAQVKKLSKIEKEMFVDGKIKIKGI
- the pepF gene encoding oligoendopeptidase F — encoded protein: MSKNKIRDQIEDTYKWDVSVLYVSDDSWEEDYRKVEKEFPQLLKFKGSLADPYKLEQFMQFYINHSIMRENLYVYANVRFFENTRNAIYEEMKGRIELLASKISAQTVFIKKELSSLSQNDIDTMIRENPHLAGYRFFLEGYARYNPHILSEETETVLAELKIALDKSDDIFSAYNDNNISFGEFEHKGEIIRLSHAKYTQLLESPDRALRQKAFDYYYRPYRQNIDVLANTYAAHVLANIKLAKVRNYSSMLEMSLFPDYVPTTVFSNLIEVVKENIDAISEFNALKQEELGIEKLHFYDNYVPLVHEVDKKYSYEEAIDLVRTALEPLGAEYLRKYDSTVHARVIDVFESPGKRSGAFSWGSYASRGLIFLNYTEKFSDVSTFTHEFGHCLHRDYSIENQPYIYYQNPIFLAEIASTFNEALLFDHMSKIAKSSEEKKFFLYHNMKRIEATFYRQTMFANFEKDIHEMAESGKALIAKSITDIYRKNLETYLGNGIVIDDQLNYEWARIPHFYHAFYVYKYATSLSAAIALSERVTSGEKGAVEDYLTFLKAGSHKEPLEILKDAGVDLTGKEAYEMTVNKFRKLLAEYKSLS